A section of the Nicotiana tabacum cultivar K326 unplaced genomic scaffold, ASM71507v2 Un00390, whole genome shotgun sequence genome encodes:
- the LOC142179124 gene encoding putative copper-transporting ATPase HMA5 isoform X1 — MVMQIWMFLLHLGTNAAYFYSVYSVLRAATSPAFNASDFFETSSMLISFILLGKYLEVLARGKTSEAIAKLMDLAPKTATLLTIDDKGIVVNEKEVDSRLIQKNDVIKTIPGSKVACDGLVIWGQSHINESMITGESRPVTKRTGDIVIGGILNENGVLHIKAAKVGSETALSQIVRLVESAQMAKAPVQRFADHISKYFVPLVIALSFCTWVSWFLAGMFKAYPRTWIPSSMDSFELSLQFGISVMVVACPCALGLATPTAVMVGTGVGASLGVLIKGGQALQSAQEVNCIVFDKTGTLTICKPMVVNTRFFKTMVPQEFYELIAAAEVNSDHPLAKAIVENAKKMRGSEEKLIWPEALNFESITGQGVKAIICNKEVIVGNKSLMLEQGIAIPVEAEEALAETTGLAQTGVLVSIDKEVIGVLAISDPLKPEAPEVIFILKSMNIESMIVTGDNWGTANAIAKQVGIDSKYVVAEAKPEQKAEKVKELQHLGKVVAMVGDGVNDSPALVAAGVGMSIGAGTDIAIEAADIVLMKSSLKDVITAIDLSKKTFKRIHLNYFWALGYNLLSIPIAAGVLFPFTGFRLPPWIAGAAMAASSVSVVCSSLLLKKYRKPKKLNTLDLYKIIVE, encoded by the exons ATGGTTATGCAAATATGGATGTTCTTATTGCATTTAGGAACAAATGCAGCTTACTTTTATTCAGTCTATTCAGTATTAAGAGCTGCTACTTCTCCAGCTTTCAACGCTAGTGACTTTTTTGAGACTAGCTCGATGCTTATCTCGTTCATTCTACTTGGGAAATATCTGGAAGTTTTGGCTAGAGGAAAGACATCGGAGGCCATCGCCAAGCTCATGGATTTGGCCCCAAAGACTGCAACACTGTTAACAATAGATGATAAAGGCATTGTGGtaaatgaaaaagaagttgatAGCAGATTGATACAAAAGAATGATGTGATTAAAACCATTCCAGGTTCAAAAGTAGCTTGTGATGGTCTTGTCATCTGGGGACAAAGCCATATAAATGAAAGCATGATAACAGGAGAATCTCGTCCGGTCACCAAAAGGACTGGCGACATAGTGATAGGAGGGATTTTGAATGAGAATGGGGTGTTACATATCAAGGCAGCAAAGGTTGGGTCAGAGACTGCTCTTTCACAGATTGTTCGGTTGGTTGAGTCAGCACAAATGGCTAAAGCTCCTGTGCAGAGATTTGCAGACCACATTTCCAAGTACTTTGTGCCTCTT GTCATTGCTCTCTCATTTTGTACTTGGGTTTCTTGGTTTTTAGCTGGAATGTTTAAAGCTTATCCAAGAACTTGGATTCCTTCTTCTATGGATAGCTTTGAGCTTTCCCTGCAGTTCGGCATTTCTGTAATGGTGGTAGCCTGCCCCTGTGCACTCGGACTAGCTACTCCCACTGCCGTTATGGTCGGTACAGGAGTTGGCGCTTCCCTTGGTGTCCTTATTAAAGGTGGACAAGCATTGCAAAGTGCACAAGAG GTGAACTGTATAGTTTTTGACAAGACGGGCACTCTTACTATTTGTAAGCCTATGGTTGTCAATACTAGGTTTTTCAAAACTATGGTACCTCAAGAATTCTATGAACTTATAGCTGCTGCTGAG GTAAATAGTGATCACCCCTTAGCCAAGGCAATTGTTGAGAACGCAAAAAAAATGAGAGGAAGTGAGGAGAAACTTATCTGGCCTGAAGCCTTGAACTTTGAGTCCATAACTGGTCAAGGTGTGAAGGCTATCATCTGCAACAAAGAAGTGATTGTGGGAAATAAGAGCTTGATGTTGGAGCAGGGCATTGCCATTCCAGTTGAAGCTGAAGAAGCATTAGCAGAAACAACAGGACTGGCTCAAACCGGTGTCCTTGTATCTATCGATAAAGAGGTGATAGGTGTTCTTGCCATTTCCGATCCATTGAAGCCAGAGGCTCCAGAAGTCATCTTCATTCTAAAATCCATGAACATTGAGAGTATGATAGTAACAGGCGACAACTGGGGAACAGCAAATGCCATAGCCAAGCAAGTTGGAATTGACTCAAAATATGTTGTTGCAGAAGCCAAACCTGAGCAGAAAGCTGAAAAAGTGAAGGAACTACAG CATTTAGGCAAAGTTGTGGCAATGGTGGGAGATGGAGTGAATGACTCACCAGCACTCGTAGCTGCTGGTGTAGGAATGTCGATTGGTGCAGGCACAGATATAGCAATTGAGGCAGCTGACATTGTTCTTATGAAGAGCAGCTTGAAAGATGTGATTACAGCAATCGATCTTTCCAAGAAAACCTTTAAGAGAATCCACCTCAATTACTTTTGGGCTTTGGGATATAACCTCCTCAGCATCCCAATTGCTGCTGGGGTTCTGTTCCCATTTACTGGTTTTCGCTTACCACCATGGATTGCTGGGGCTGCAATGGCTGCTTCTTCAGTGAGTGTTGTTTGCAGCTCTCTTTTGCTGAAGAAGTACAGAAAACCTAAGAAGCTGAACACTCTTGATTTATACAAAATCATTGTCGAGTAA
- the LOC142179124 gene encoding putative copper-transporting ATPase HMA5 isoform X2, whose product MVMQIWMFLLHLGTNAAYFYSVYSVLRAATSPAFNASDFFETSSMLISFILLGKYLEVLARGKTSEAIAKLMDLAPKTATLLTIDDKGIVVNEKEVDSRLIQKNDVIKTIPGSKVACDGLVIWGQSHINESMITGESRPVTKRTGDIVIGGILNENGVLHIKAAKVGSETALSQIVRLVESAQMAKAPVQRFADHISKYFVPLVIALSFCTWVSWFLAGMFKAYPRTWIPSSMDSFELSLQFGISVMVVACPCALGLATPTAVMVGTGVGASLGVLIKGGQALQSAQEVNCIVFDKTGTLTICKPMVVNTRFFKTMVPQEFYELIAAAEVNSDHPLAKAIVENAKKMRGSEEKLIWPEALNFESITGQGVKAIICNKEVIVGNKSLMLEQGIAIPVEAEEALAETTGLAQTGVLVSIDKEVIGVLAISDPLKPEAPEVIFILKSMNIESMIVTGDNWGTANAIAKQVGIDSKYVVAEAKPEQKAEKVKELQSTSI is encoded by the exons ATGGTTATGCAAATATGGATGTTCTTATTGCATTTAGGAACAAATGCAGCTTACTTTTATTCAGTCTATTCAGTATTAAGAGCTGCTACTTCTCCAGCTTTCAACGCTAGTGACTTTTTTGAGACTAGCTCGATGCTTATCTCGTTCATTCTACTTGGGAAATATCTGGAAGTTTTGGCTAGAGGAAAGACATCGGAGGCCATCGCCAAGCTCATGGATTTGGCCCCAAAGACTGCAACACTGTTAACAATAGATGATAAAGGCATTGTGGtaaatgaaaaagaagttgatAGCAGATTGATACAAAAGAATGATGTGATTAAAACCATTCCAGGTTCAAAAGTAGCTTGTGATGGTCTTGTCATCTGGGGACAAAGCCATATAAATGAAAGCATGATAACAGGAGAATCTCGTCCGGTCACCAAAAGGACTGGCGACATAGTGATAGGAGGGATTTTGAATGAGAATGGGGTGTTACATATCAAGGCAGCAAAGGTTGGGTCAGAGACTGCTCTTTCACAGATTGTTCGGTTGGTTGAGTCAGCACAAATGGCTAAAGCTCCTGTGCAGAGATTTGCAGACCACATTTCCAAGTACTTTGTGCCTCTT GTCATTGCTCTCTCATTTTGTACTTGGGTTTCTTGGTTTTTAGCTGGAATGTTTAAAGCTTATCCAAGAACTTGGATTCCTTCTTCTATGGATAGCTTTGAGCTTTCCCTGCAGTTCGGCATTTCTGTAATGGTGGTAGCCTGCCCCTGTGCACTCGGACTAGCTACTCCCACTGCCGTTATGGTCGGTACAGGAGTTGGCGCTTCCCTTGGTGTCCTTATTAAAGGTGGACAAGCATTGCAAAGTGCACAAGAG GTGAACTGTATAGTTTTTGACAAGACGGGCACTCTTACTATTTGTAAGCCTATGGTTGTCAATACTAGGTTTTTCAAAACTATGGTACCTCAAGAATTCTATGAACTTATAGCTGCTGCTGAG GTAAATAGTGATCACCCCTTAGCCAAGGCAATTGTTGAGAACGCAAAAAAAATGAGAGGAAGTGAGGAGAAACTTATCTGGCCTGAAGCCTTGAACTTTGAGTCCATAACTGGTCAAGGTGTGAAGGCTATCATCTGCAACAAAGAAGTGATTGTGGGAAATAAGAGCTTGATGTTGGAGCAGGGCATTGCCATTCCAGTTGAAGCTGAAGAAGCATTAGCAGAAACAACAGGACTGGCTCAAACCGGTGTCCTTGTATCTATCGATAAAGAGGTGATAGGTGTTCTTGCCATTTCCGATCCATTGAAGCCAGAGGCTCCAGAAGTCATCTTCATTCTAAAATCCATGAACATTGAGAGTATGATAGTAACAGGCGACAACTGGGGAACAGCAAATGCCATAGCCAAGCAAGTTGGAATTGACTCAAAATATGTTGTTGCAGAAGCCAAACCTGAGCAGAAAGCTGAAAAAGTGAAGGAACTACAG TCGACCAGCATTTAG